The following is a genomic window from Aphis gossypii isolate Hap1 chromosome X, ASM2018417v2, whole genome shotgun sequence.
ttatgtttttatagacaatataattagtaggtaCTCAATTACAGGTTAATGGccttacaataaaaatgtttataagacCAAATAATTAGTGTTGGTCATATCTTGTCGTAATTTACCTAAATCATTTAAGAGTGTTCTAAGCTTTAATTCATCTTGTTTCCGTTCTTCTAATTTGTcattcattttgttttgaatactaaaaaacattgaaaaaaaatataagatagattataaatatttttattttttctatgtaaaatgaaaaataaaatatgttataattaaaaaattaccaattatGAACCAAAactgtgtttttttaaaagttataaaatataattatttacttctgtttagtgttaaataaatttttattggttttagcTTCATGAAATTTGGTGTACAATTCATTAAGTTTTCTTATAGATGTTATCCACCGCTCTTTGAAAAACATACAAGACTTATTGGCTTCTTCAATTTTACTCTCTAAATTTGActaaacatgatattatttattatttaatattcatataggtaccaataaaatttctattatatacaaaatttgaattacttacaatatttttctctaATTCTTTTACTTGTAAGCCACAATTGGTAttgatatcatattttaatacttcattCTCTTTTCTTAAtagattattaagtttttctgATTCATACAATTGAGTTtccaattcaaaaattttattactcaTGTCATTAATTGTTTGTGCATTGGAAGACTGTATATTTTGCACTAAGCCAATGTATTTATGGTCCATACTATCTTTTTGACAAGTTAACTATAAAatctcattatattttattttaaaaggaaaactataaatacaaaatacaaaatttattaatatacttcaaGTTCTTTGGCTGTAATAATAGCATctctttcttttaatttatcagaCATGTTGTCCAAATCTTTAGCTAATTCTTTACATTTTGACATAGAATATGTTAGTTTCTCTTCATTGTGTTTTCTATCATCagaccatttattattaaaatcttttaacaGTTGTTCTTCTTTCATTTTCAtctgtataaacataataaaataaatataaatcgacagtgtcgataaaataattactttttcgttaaataatatcatttgtttttctttccAATCTTCTAAttcttcaattaatttttgttgaacatcaaaattgaatacatttctaatgtaaaatataattcatatataaacaataatcttactcacattatttatacaataaaatttgattattataaaatttttataattttaacttactggggcttataattttttgataaactttCTATTtgtcctaaaatattattttcgtcaGATTTTGGTGAAactatttcaatgtttttttcagTATGGTTATAATCCTccactgaaaataaaaataaaaatgaaatgaaattacCTATCATatcaacaatgaaaaaaaattaattattgtatttataaattataagttacctataactgatttttaatattgacagtttttaaactgttattataatgtttaaacattaaagctgcctacataaacatttatcatTCATGGTTATAGTAACAATAGcttgtaatattgtttaacttttactttttaatgtaatattattttactatgctattgaattataataatccttaaacaaataaatattatattatattcaatatttttacctattttcAAATCGTTCTTATTCTtggattttgtattttgatttttttcggGTAAGGTTTTAGTAACTTTATCATTGAAATCTTCAATtcgtaatgataaattaagttCATAACTACCACTTTTTGATCCTATTAATTTGTATGGTTTAATGTCTatctaaaattttgaaatttgagttaaatttatttattaaacaacatgTTTAACAtgtttgtgtataaaaatctgaaataaGTATAACTTACACGGTCACTGGATATTGGATTAATAGTTTGTGccccttttaattttaataaaagataacCAAGCTTTTCATTTGAATTAGTTTTGTTTATTGGAATGTGAAAGCACTCAACTCTTATAGATGTATTAGACATCTTTGATCtcaggtaatataaaataatttgcaatattaatcattagtattattaaaataaataaaaattttaattttttacttttttaagctAGCATTATtcatataccatataatatctgaagtaattttcaattcattttGGTGTACTGGAATCTTaggtgttataattttttggttCATGAATGTTGCATGTATTTCAATAGATCCTCTGATCAAACCAAATCCATAggctaaaaagtaaaattgtatacatattggtatattataaaagtatagtaatataaacaattttttttcataaatattaataattataacattgttgaaagtataaaata
Proteins encoded in this region:
- the LOC114119661 gene encoding repetitive organellar protein-like isoform X2; translated protein: MSNTSIRVECFHIPINKTNSNEKLGYLLLKLKGAQTINPISSDRIDIKPYKLIGSKSGSYELNLSLRIEDFNDKVTKTLPEKNQNTKSKNKNDLKIVEDYNHTEKNIEIVSPKSDENNILGQIESLSKNYKPQNVFNFDVQQKLIEELEDWKEKQMILFNEKMKMKEEQLLKDFNNKWSDDRKHNEEKLTYSMSKCKELAKDLDNMSDKLKERDAIITAKELELTCQKDSMDHKYIGLVQNIQSSNAQTINDMSNKIFELETQLYESEKLNNLLRKENEVLKYDINTNCGLQVKELEKNISNLESKIEEANKSCMFFKERWITSIRKLNELYTKFHEAKTNKNLFNTKQNIQNKMNDKLEERKQDELKLRTLLNDLGKLRQDMTNTNYLVL
- the LOC114119661 gene encoding repetitive organellar protein-like isoform X1, with product MDNQLQELSGMDKRIVLKIFSAYGFGLIRGSIEIHATFMNQKIITPKIPVHQNELKITSDIIWYMNNASLKKSKMSNTSIRVECFHIPINKTNSNEKLGYLLLKLKGAQTINPISSDRIDIKPYKLIGSKSGSYELNLSLRIEDFNDKVTKTLPEKNQNTKSKNKNDLKIVEDYNHTEKNIEIVSPKSDENNILGQIESLSKNYKPQNVFNFDVQQKLIEELEDWKEKQMILFNEKMKMKEEQLLKDFNNKWSDDRKHNEEKLTYSMSKCKELAKDLDNMSDKLKERDAIITAKELELTCQKDSMDHKYIGLVQNIQSSNAQTINDMSNKIFELETQLYESEKLNNLLRKENEVLKYDINTNCGLQVKELEKNISNLESKIEEANKSCMFFKERWITSIRKLNELYTKFHEAKTNKNLFNTKQNIQNKMNDKLEERKQDELKLRTLLNDLGKLRQDMTNTNYLVL